One Stigmatopora argus isolate UIUO_Sarg chromosome 20, RoL_Sarg_1.0, whole genome shotgun sequence genomic region harbors:
- the LOC144066126 gene encoding uncharacterized protein LOC144066126, translating to MRSHTWEKPLSCTVCGKTFTHKGNLISHARTHTGDKPFSCTVCGKRFKEKGILKKHTRTHTGEKPFSCSVCGKRFTEKGSLKIHTRTHTGEKPFSCSVCGQTFTQKDHLISHARTHTGDKPFSCSVCGQRFTEKGSLKIHTRTHTGEKPFSCSVCGKRFTEKGSLKIHTRTHTGEKPFSCSVCGQTFTQKDHLISHARTHTGDKPFSCSVCGQRFTEKGSLKIHTRTHTGEKPFSCSVCGKRFTEKGSLKIHTRTHTGEKPFSCSVCGQRFTHKQTLKMHTRTHTGEEPFACSVCGKAFSLQHNLKIHTRTHTGEKPFSCSVCGKRFTEKGSLKIHTRTHTGEKPFSCSVCGKRFTEKGSLKIHTRTHTGEEPFSCSVCGKAFSLQYNLKIHTRTHTGEKPFLCSLCGQTFTRKDHLISHARTHTGDKPFSCSVCGKRFKEKRSLKKHTRTHTGEKPFSCAVCGKAFSHETVLQIHTRTHTGEKPFACSVCGQTFTQKGNLTVHARTHTGEKTFSCSVCGQRFTRKGSLISHARTHTV from the coding sequence gagaaagggatcttaaaaaaacacacaagaacccacactggtgaaaaaccattttcgtgttcagtttgcggtaaaagatttacagagaaaggaagcttaaaaatacacacaagaacccacactggtgaaaaaccattttcgtgttcagtttgtggtcaaacattcacacagaaggatcacttaattagtcatgcaagaacacacacaggtgacaaaccattttcgtgttcagtttgtggtcaaagatttacagagaaaggaagcttaaaaatacacacaagaacccacactggtgaaaaaccattttcgtgttcagtttgcggtaaaagatttacagagaaaggaagcttaaaaatacacacaagaacccacactggtgaaaaaccattttcgtgttcagtttgtggtcaaacattcacacagaaggatcacttaattagtcatgcaagaacacacacaggtgacaaaccattttcgtgttcagtttgtggtcaaagatttacagagaaaggaagcttaaaaatacacacaagaacccacactggtgaaaaaccattttcgtgttcagtttgcggtaaaagatttacagagaaaggaagcttaaaaatacacacaagaacccacactggtgaaaaaccattttcgtgttcagtttgtggtcaaagatttacacacaagcaaaccttaaaaatgcacacaagaacccacacaggtgaagaaccatttgcgtgttcagtttgcggtaaagccttttctctacagcataacttaaaaatacacacaagaacacacactggtgaaaaaccattttcgtgttcagtttgcggtaaaagatttacagagaaaggaagcttaaaaatacacacaagaacccacactggtgaaaaaccattttcgtgttcagtttgcggtaaaagatttacagagaaaggaagcttaaaaatacacacaagaacccacacaggtgaagaaccattctcgtgttcagtttgcggtaaagccttttctctacagtataacttaaaaatacacacaagaacacacactggtgaaaaaccatttttgtgttcactttgtggtcaaacattcacacggaaggatcacttaattagtcatgcaagaacacacacaggtgacaaaccattttcgtgttcagtttgtggtaaaagatttaaagagaaaagaagcttaaaaaaacacacaagaacccacactggtgaaaaaccattttcgtgtgcagtttgtggtaaagccttttctcatgagacagttttacaaatacacacaagaacccacactggtgaaaaaccatttgcgtgttcagtttgtggtcaaacattcacacagaagggaaacttaacagttcatgcaagaacacacactggtgagaaaacattttcgtgttcagtttgtggtcaaagattcacacggaagggaagcttaattagtcatgcaagaacacacacagtttaa